CCGCGCTGATTTCAAGCATAGAAGGCAAAAGAGGAACTCCCAGACCAAAGCCACCCTTTCCCTCCATCCGGGGTTTATTCGGCAAGCCAACCGTTGTTAACAATGTGGAAACATTGGCCAATGTTCCGGCCATCATCGAGAACGGACCAAGCTGGTTTAGCTCGATGGGAACTTCCACCAGCAAAGGAACCAAAGTTTTTGCGCTGGCAGGGCGGATAGCAATTACCGGACTTGCCGAAGTTACCATGGGTACTTCCCTGAAAGACCTGATCTACATCATAGCAGGAGGGGTAAGAGACGGAAAGCGACTGAAAGCCATACAACTGGGTGGTCCTTCGGGCAGCTGTCTGCCGGAAAAAAGCCTGGATGTGCTGATCGACTACGAAGCCCTGCTCAAAGCCGGTACAATTATGGGCTCGGGAGGACTGGTAGTAATGGATGAAGATACCTGCATGGTAGACATTGCAAAGTTTTTTACCGATTTCCTGCAACGTGAAAGCTGCGGCAAATGCATCCCCTGCCGTGAAGGCTCCCGGCGCATGCATGAAATCATGGAAAATATCACCCGCAGGCCCGTAAACGAAAGCGGACATGAAACCCTGGAACGGTTCAAAGGGGTCATGCAGCTTGAAAATCTTGCTGATGTAATCAAAGATACTTCCCTTTGCGGGCTCGGACAAACAGCGCCTAACCCACTGTTGAGCGCCCTTAAATATTTCAGGGAAGAATTTGAGGAGCATATCTTCGACAGAAAATGCCGTGCGGGAGTTTGTAAAGACCTGAAGGTATATTACATAGATGTTGAAAAATGCACAGGGTGTACCGCATGTGCCAAAAAGTGTCCGACCACTGCTATTATCGGCTCACCCCGGGTACCGCATTTCATCATCGAAGATAAATGTATCGGATGCGGAATCTGTTTCGATGTATGCAAATTCGTCGCTGTTTTTGTGAAATGACCTTAGTGGATCGAAATAAATAAAACATGAACTTCCCCATTGAAGTAAATAATAAAACAATCGTTGCCCGAAGGGGAGAAACCATTCTGGAAGCGCTGGAGCGTAACGGAATAAAGGTCCCTACCCTGTGCCACATGCAGGGCCTCTATCCTACCGGCTCCTGCCGCATGTGCGTTGTAGAGGTGGAAGGCAAGCACAACCTTATTACGGCCTGCTCTTACCCTGTGGAGGAATGGATGAAGATCAGGACACACTCCCCACGGGTGGTAAATGCCAGAAAAACCAATGTGGAATTGCTTTTGAGCAACCATCCCGACGATTGTCTGTATTGCGAACGAAACGGCAACTGCGAACTTCAAAACTTTGCAGAACAGCTTAATGTCAGGGAACGCAGGTTCACCGGCAAAAAGAATAAATACAAAACCGACCCTTCCGGATCCAGTATTGTGCGCGACCCAGCCAAATGCATCCTTTGCGGCCGTTGTGTCAGAACCTGTGAAGAGATTATCGGCGCCGCCACCCTCGGATTTATCGGAAGAGGAAACACAACCATCATCGGGCCGGCTTTTAACAAACAGCTCAACCTGTCAAGCTGCATCACCTGCGGACAATGTATCATGGCCTGCCCTACCGGCGCTTTACACGAAAAAAGACATTCATCCGACCTGCAAAGCGCGTTGCACAACAAAGACATCCATGTGGTAATGCAATACTCTCCTACCATTGCCGTGAGCCTGGCTGAAGAGTTCGGGCTGAAGGCCGGTAAGGAGATCAACGGGCTTCTGAATGCAGCGCTGAGAAAAACAGGTTTTGATAAAGTATTCGACAGCACTTTCGGCGCCGATATTTACATAATGGAACTTGCCGCCGAATTGGAGCACCGACTTAAAAACAGCCTTACGTTTCCCATGTTCAGCAGTGATTGTCCTGCATGGATCAAATATGTGGAGCAATGGCATCCTGAACTTATTCCCGATATTTCCACCTGCAAATCGCCCCAGCAGATGCTCGGAGCCATCATCAGCGAATACTATACCAAAACCTACCATATCAACATTGACAATCTCTATACGGTTTCGGCAATGCCCTGTACGGCGAAGAAGTTTGAGGCACAGCGTGAGCAAATGACCCACAAGGGGATCAGTGATGTTGATGCGGTTCTGACCACCCGGGAACTGGCTCAGTTTATACGCCTCAACGGCATCGACATTCATCAGGGCGAACCGGAACTTGCTGATTTTCCCTTTCACATCCGCAGCTCGGCAGGAAAACTGTTCAGTGTTTCCGGTGGAGTAACCGAAGCGCTGATACGGACCCTTCACTTCAGGCTTACAGGCAAGGAGCTGCAACAGCTGCGCATCACCGAACTCAGAAGTAACAAAGATTACAAGGAAGTAAAACTGAAGATCGGGGAATTTAAACTCGGCTTTGCCGCCGTAAGCACTGTAAAGCAGGCTGCGGTATTGATTGAAGAAATCAGAAACGGGCGCAACGACCTTCATTTTATCGAGGTGATGGCCTGCCCCATCGGATGCGTTAACGGAGGCGGTCAACCCATTGTAGATGATCAGACGGCCCTGAAAGCAAGAATTAAAGCGGTATATGACCTGGATGAAAAAGAGCCGATCAGAGTGGCACATAAAAACCCGGCCGTAATAGAATTGTACAAGGAGTTCCTCGGCGAGCCGTTGGGTGAACTCTCCATGAAACTGCTGCATACTTCTTACAAAAAAAGAGATGTCTCA
This sequence is a window from Lentimicrobium saccharophilum. Protein-coding genes within it:
- a CDS encoding [FeFe] hydrogenase, group A, whose product is MNFPIEVNNKTIVARRGETILEALERNGIKVPTLCHMQGLYPTGSCRMCVVEVEGKHNLITACSYPVEEWMKIRTHSPRVVNARKTNVELLLSNHPDDCLYCERNGNCELQNFAEQLNVRERRFTGKKNKYKTDPSGSSIVRDPAKCILCGRCVRTCEEIIGAATLGFIGRGNTTIIGPAFNKQLNLSSCITCGQCIMACPTGALHEKRHSSDLQSALHNKDIHVVMQYSPTIAVSLAEEFGLKAGKEINGLLNAALRKTGFDKVFDSTFGADIYIMELAAELEHRLKNSLTFPMFSSDCPAWIKYVEQWHPELIPDISTCKSPQQMLGAIISEYYTKTYHINIDNLYTVSAMPCTAKKFEAQREQMTHKGISDVDAVLTTRELAQFIRLNGIDIHQGEPELADFPFHIRSSAGKLFSVSGGVTEALIRTLHFRLTGKELQQLRITELRSNKDYKEVKLKIGEFKLGFAAVSTVKQAAVLIEEIRNGRNDLHFIEVMACPIGCVNGGGQPIVDDQTALKARIKAVYDLDEKEPIRVAHKNPAVIELYKEFLGEPLGELSMKLLHTSYKKRDVSL